From the Montipora capricornis isolate CH-2021 chromosome 2, ASM3666992v2, whole genome shotgun sequence genome, one window contains:
- the LOC138037998 gene encoding RYamide receptor-like: MNASVNELHCSSNLNTAVYKVHTTAFYSLIFVVSLVGNSLIGIIVYKTQTLRKPINLLIVNMAMSDILYPLFLIPRRISALYLNAWLITGALGEALCKLGPFLTDVSLIVSIESLVLIAVDRFGAVMFPLRPALISSKRCPLLIIVTWILAMAVMSPDLLVFSLDVDQEVVTCHRNWDSVIDSTTWSEYIFAMNVVFVYIPMALLFILYSSMLLNLTSRKTPGEGFTDAERKREKRNRNVWKLTIAIVLLFMVCWLPWSINNLVVTFIKDPLPCGFFIYRKVTQLVTNLHCAINPCICLAFSGNYRQALKRLFKCSKVLRN, encoded by the coding sequence ATGAATGCATCAGTGAATGAACTGCACTGTTCCAGTAACTTGAACACCGCAGTATACAAAGTTCATACAACCGCGTTTTACAGCCTCATCTTCGTTGTTTCGCTGGTCGGAAATTCCTTGAtaggaataattgtttacaaAACACAAACTCTGAGGAAACCCATCAACCTTCTTATTGTCAATATGGCCATGTCCGACATTTTGTACCCCTTATTCTTGATTCCTCGCCGTATTTCAGCCTTGTACTTAAACGCCTGGCTCATTACAGGTGCCCTTGGTGAGGCCTTGTGTAAGCTGGGTCCCTTCTTAACTGATGTCTCCTTAATAGTGTCGATTGAGAGCCTGGTTCTGATAGCAGTAGATCGATTTGGAGCCGTCATGTTTCCTCTCCGTCCAGCGCTAATTAGTTCTAAGCGATGCCCCTTATTGATTATCGTCACCTGGATTCTTGCTATGGCAGTTATGTCACCAGATCTCTTAGTCTTCAGCCTGGATGTTGACCAAGAAGTGGTAACGTGTCATCGGAATTGGGATTCTGTGATAGATTCGACAACATGGTCGGAATACATTTTTGCCATGAATGTGGTATTTGTTTATATCCCCATGGCTCTGTTGTTTATACTGTATTCTTCGATGCTTCTCAATCTCACGTCACGGAAGACACCAGGTGAAGGATTCACTGACGCCGAGAGGAAACGAGAGAAACGGAACAGAAATGTGTGGAAATTGACCATAgcaattgttttgttgtttatggTGTGCTGGTTACCTTGGAGTATTAACAATTTAGTAGTTACCTTTATAAAGGATCCTTTGCCTTGTGGTTTCTTTATCTACAGGAAAGTTACCCAGCTCGTAACGAACTTACACTGTGCCATCAATCCTTGTATCTGCCTAGCCTTCAGCGGAAACTACCGTCAAGCCCTCAAGAGGCTCTTCAAGTGTTCGAAAGTCCTTAGAAACTAG
- the LOC138022035 gene encoding RNA-binding protein RO60-like, which produces MAEQQAPDVEMAPASETPQSQPLSATQVQNQAGGFVWKVDDLERFRRFLVLGSEGGTYYATQQNLGQENAQALLRLISEGRGPDAVKVIVEYSTEGRTAKQDPIILSLAICARSKHLETKRAAYAAITQVLRIPTHLFTFVETCEKLSQPTSGWGRAHRKAIQKWYTDKRPRGLAVAVTKYKQRNGWSHRDLFRLCHVKPQDPAIQFVIKYVIKGFEAVKQDATTAGVGQDVTAVCTFLEVVEKAKTMDEDELVNAIRVNGLVREHIPTNHLNSSKIWEALLEKMPMTAMIRNLGKMTNVGVLAPLSDGQTKVCEKLRNVQSLKDARVHPFSILLALKQYQAGQGDKGKLTWTPNQAIVTALDEAFYLAFKAVTPTNKRYLLAIDVSGSMSWGNCIGTSITPRVASAAMAMLTARTEPQYHFVGFSHHLVPLNINSTQRLDTVIRTIEQVPMGGTDCAQPMMYAMEKNISVDVFIVYTDCETWAGGVHPSEALKRYRAHSGIDAKLIVCAMTSNGFTLADPEDRGMLDMAGFDSAAPDIIKQFVDGF; this is translated from the exons atGGCGGAACAACAAGCTCCCGACGTGGAAATGGCCCCTGCGTCTGAAACGCCACAGTCTCAGCCGCTTTCAGCAACTCAGGTACAGAACCAAGCCGGCGGTTTTGTGTGGAAAGTTGACGACCTGGAGAGGTTCCGTCGTTTTCTTGTTCTCGGGAGCGAAGGCGGTACATACTACGCTACCCAACAGAACCTAGGACAAGAAAACGCTCAAGCTTTGTTGAGACTTATCAGCGAAGGCCGAGGCCCTGATGCCGTGAAAGTCATCGTTGAGTATAGCACTGAGGGTCGCACAGCCAAACAAGATCCGATAATCTTGTCTCTAGCGATATGTGCTCGTTCGAAGCACTTAGAAACCAAACGAGCCGCGTACGCAGCTATTACACAAGTTTTAAGAATTCCCACTCATCTTTTCACTTTCGTGGAGACTTGCGAAAAGCTTAGCCAACCAACATCTGGCTGGGGTCGAGCGCACAGAAAAGCGATTCAAAAGTGGTACACCGATAAGAGACCGCGTGGTTTGGCTGTCGCCGTGACAAAGTACAAACAACGAAATGGTTGGTCCCATCGTGACCTCTTTCGTTTGTGCCACGTTAAACCCCAAGACCCTGCCATTCAGTTTGTCATCAAGTACGTTATCAAAGGCTTTGAGGCTGTGAAGCAAGATGCAACAACTGCTGGTGTTGGTCAGGATGTCACAGCTGTGTGCACCTTTCTTGAGGTTGTAGAAAAAGCAAAGACAATGGACGAAGATGAATTGGTGAATGCTATAAGAGTAAACGGGCTTGTCAGAGAACATATTCCAACGAACCATCTAAACTCCAGCAAG ATATGGGAAGCGCTGTTGGAAAAAATGCCTATGACTGCCATGATTCGAAATCTTGGCAAAATGACCAATGTTGGAGTGTTGGCTCCCTTGTCTGATGGACAAACCAAGGTGTGTGAAAAGCTACGGAATGTACAGAGCCTCAAAGATGCCCGTGTTCATCCATTTTCAATCCTCTTAGCTCTCAAACAGTATCAAGCGGGTCAGGGAGATAAAGGCAAACTTACCTGGACTCCGAACCAAGCCATAGTAACTGCACTAGACGAGGCATTCTATTTGGCTTTCAAG GCTGTCACACCCACCAATAAGAGATATCTTTTGGCTATTGACGTCAGTGGTTCAATGTCGTGGGGGAATTGCATTGGTACGTCCATTACCCCAAGAGTAGCGTCTGCTGCCATGGCGATGCTTACAGCACGTACAGAGCCACAGTATCACTTTGTTGGTTTCTCTCATCATTTGGTTCCTCTAAATATTAACTCCACTCAGAGGCTTGATACAGTCATAAGGACCATTGAAcag GTACCAATGGGAGGCACTGACTGTGCCCAACCCATGATGTATGCAATGGAAAAAAACATATCAGTGGATGTCTTCATTGTTTACACTGATTGTGAGACGTGGGCTGGTGGGGTACACCCCAGCGAAGCACTGAAGAGATACAGAGCCCATTCTGGCATTGATGCAAAGCTGATTGTTTGTGCCATGACATCCAATGGTTTTACACTGGCTGATCCTGAAGACAGAGGAATGCTTGACATGGCTGGGTTCGATTCTGCTGCCCCGGATATAATAAAGCAGTTTGTCGATGGATTCTAA